In Fusarium musae strain F31 chromosome 7, whole genome shotgun sequence, a single window of DNA contains:
- a CDS encoding hypothetical protein (EggNog:ENOG41) — translation MTTTKTVKSEQGLGNRALLDKMDKLRELGISNMVPLPQMVVVGDQSAGKSSVLESLTGFHFPRSVTLCTRHATEIICRREETESIVVSIHAVDADEEQAKSFHRTATNLDAEEFARIFQDAAKVMGIKSESGDGSTGSAFSRDVLRVEISGPSEDHLTVIDVPGMFENVTPGVTTKEDIELVKNMVKNYIQESRTIILAVVPCNGDIANQKILTYAKEVDPEGKRTLGVLTKPDLAVEQATKGVVIDLVNGKRRDLQLGYCVVKNRSADDSSSSAEERTRAEKDFFSKAPWTVLSPDRLGIPALKVRVQQLLMDRTKSEFPKVRGDLATILKETETLLKDMGQSRSTTEQQRIYIGQIAAQFTRIKHCGLDGQYSRENLFDAGTDLKLITRIREINEEFAKSVYDWGETRKFHRPGDNEVPPAPSEEDDVAEEAEAKSTDERCGLYRRGISFDIPKLGEQELEDGVLHDAFEWPEPNEEDIMKYIEREWLSSRAYELGTFGGEMLPKNFKEQSKKWSGMARAHIANAILIVHHFISNVLDSCCPDPAIREELWNFLVDDLQTRYKRAVNHTEFLLKVEFEGRSITYNPSFGNNLAENRSKGEDLGELVEKTTKAALQSYDTNIEVVKHVRDAVEGRPKPTNLATICQDIHDVLLTYYDIARSRFVDVVCRQVIDFFLLDDTDGPLTVLSDQVVFHMTPEQLEAIAGEDMLSRDRREKLTRDVANLKEALKVLRG, via the exons atgaCTACCACCAAGACAGTCAAGTCCGAGCAAGGGCTCGGCAATCGAGCCCTTTTGGACAAGATGGACAAGCTGCGAGAGCTGGGCATTTCCAATATGGTGCCTCTCCCTCAG ATGGTTGTCGTTGGCGACCAGAGCGCTGGCAAGTCCAGTGTCCTCGAGTCTCTTACCGGCTTTCATTTCCCTCGCTCAGTGACTCTCTGCACTCGCCATGCCACAGAGATCATCTGTCGTCGCGAGGAAACTGAGAGCATTGTTGTCTCTATCCACGCTGTCGATGCGGATGAAGAACAAGCAAAGTCTTTTCATCGCACTGCGACCAACCTGGATGCCGAGGAGTTTGCTCGGATTTTCCAAGAT GCCGCCAAGGTGATGGGCATCAAGTCAGAGTCCGGTGACGGCTCCACTGGCTCTGCCTTTAGTCGCGATGTTCTCCGCGTCGAAATCAGCGGCCCCAGTGAAGATCATTTGACTGTCATCGATGTTCCCGGAATGTTTGAGAACGTCACTCCCGGCGTCACCACCAAGGAAGACATTGAGCTCGTCAAGAACATGGTGAAAAATTACATCCAAGAGTCACGCACCATCATCCTCGCTGTTGTTCCTTGTAACGGCGACATTGCGAACCAGAAGATTCTCACCTACGCCAAGGAAGTCGACCCTGAGGGTAAGAGAACTCTCGGCGTTCTCACCAAACCTGACCTGGCTGTCGAACAAGCTACAAAGGGTGTTGTCATTGACCTTGTGAACGGTAAGCGACGTGATCTTCAACTTGGATACTGCGTTGTGAAGAACCGAAGTGCAGATGATAGTTCTTCCAGTGCTGAGGAGCGAACTCGCGCTGAGAAggacttcttctccaaggcaCCTTGGACTGTGCTATCCCCTGACAGACTTGGTATCCCGGCGCTCAAGGTTCGTGTTCAACAGCTTCTCATGGACCGAACCAAGAGTGAGTTCCCCAAGGTTCGTGGAGACCTTGCGACTATTCTCAAAGAAACGGAAACACTTCTCAAAGACATGGGCCAGTCACGCAGCACTACTGAGCAGCAGCGTATCTATATCGGACAGATTGCCGCTCAGTTCACTCGTATCAAACACTGTGGTCTCGATGGACAATACAGTCGCGAGAATCTCTTCGACGCTGGTACAGATCTGAAGCTCATTACCCGAATTCGCGAAATCAACGAGGAGTTCGCAAAGTCAGTCTATGACTGGGGTGAGACACGAAAGTTCCATCGCCCTGGCGACAACGAGGTGCCCCCAGCTCCtagcgaggaagatgatgtcgcAGAGGAAGCAGAGGCCAAGTCTACCGACGAGCGCTGTGGCTTGTACCGCCGTGGTATCTCTTTTGACATCCCCAAGCTGGGAGAGCAAGAGCTGGAGGATGGCGTTCTGCATGATGCATTCGAGTGGCCGGAGCCGAATGAAGAGGATATCATGAAGTATATCGAAAGGGAGTGGCTCTCTTCCCGTGCTTATGAACTCGGCACT TTCGGTGGTGAGATGCTACCCAAGAACTTCAAGGAGCAATCCAAGAAGTGGTCTGGCATGGCCCGAGCCCACATCGCCAatgccattctcatcgtCCATCATTTCATCAGCAACGTTCTCGACAGCTGCTGTCCTGACCCAGCTATTCGCGAAGAGCTCTGGAATTTCCTCGTCGATGATCTGCAGACCCGGTATAAGCGTGCCGTTAACCACACGGAATTCCTTTTGAAGGTCGAGTTCGAGGGTCGCAGCATCACCTACAACCCCTCCTTTGGCAACAACCTGGCTGAGAATAGATCGAAGGGTGAAGATCTGGGTGAGTTGGTTGAGAAGACTACAAAAGCTGCCTTACAGTCTTATGACACGAATATCGAAGTTGTCAAGCATGTTCGTGATGCTGTCGAGGGTAGACCCAAGCCTACAAACCTAGCAACCATCTGCCAGGACATTCACGATGTTCTTTTGACCTACTACGACATTGCCCGTAGTCGATTTGTCGACGTTGTCTGCCGACAAGTCAtcgacttcttcctcctcgacgaCACCGACGGCCCTCTCACCGTTCTGTCCGACCAAGTTGTGTTTCACATGACACCCGAGCAGCTCGAAGCTATTGCCGGCGAAGACATGCTCAGCCGCGATCGTCGTGAGAAGTTGACCCGTGATGTGGCAAACCTGAAAGAAGCGCTCAAGGTTCTCCGCGGATGA
- a CDS encoding hypothetical protein (EggNog:ENOG41), whose protein sequence is MTKSKASSPGSSASASATRRQHATSATARPGKARSLACRQCRDRKIRCDGARPVCDSCSRRGLCADQCVYPEIEHEGSIASSRSYIRALQKRVQELEEKEKQLELVVHGHNAFVATTPAQEEWRKLSTSPSVVSERIARPPRHVDHALPPIHTDSGYSLPSFSSRAGSLPVVHEPASYYSRPHHLMGASPPLTDDLEDAAPAKPSSFGSYSSNVKAALMLQKITLPPADLMDELLAEYFNIDWITMPVIHRPSFYQRYHRLIAVANSRYRRDIPLEEATELAATYSLLLGMLAIGQLAKTSATESVESHLSHAFEFHQQAKTLLLVDLLSVSSLPVVQALIVHARFLRRAGTVQESWMLTGMALRLAEGLMLHVDLPGKAQAEREERRRTWCACALLVRIQNFSGSQTNPSFGTFPQEIDDEYLEAFPHNPDRVQPCDTPSRLSFFYQTLKLYDDILQPIQDSFNHKTDSAKESVSDILSEALKLDCGLEEWHAGIPEHLRVKFPCTQPEAIFRRQATLLRMRYLETKALIPRVAIMKLISSNATQPTSIMAKSMFAGLFESCYAASVELEDTMARERRLVTFDGPPESHSAIALSIIGMTLTVLVQHPLFRDIITNPAPVTEEATRCLATAKQYTTATHQLAERFVHTLESALQPPSRCVSPRGVLDPALDPALEPKTVGPVLSNLTEAPGAVEMALLGAWYMKRQDLASCGMPVTEIVSLW, encoded by the exons ATGACAAAGTCAAAGGCTTCTTCTCCCGGGTCATCGGCTTCCGCCTCGGCCACCCGCCGACAACACGCAACTTCTGCCACTGCCAGACCCGGAAAGGCGAGGTCCTTGGCTTGCCGACAGTGTCGCGATCGTAAAATCCGCTGTGACGGTGCTCGACCTGTCTGCGATTCGTGTTCACGACGCGGTCTATGTGCTGATCAGTGTGTCTACCCTGAGATTGAGCATGAAGGCTCCATCGCTTCGTCGCGGAG CTACATCCGTGCTCTCCAGAAGCGAGTCCAGGAActcgaggagaaggagaagcagctA GAATTGGTAGTTCACGGCCACAATGCCTTCGTCGCTACGACGCCTGCTCAAGAAGAATGGAGAAAACTATCTACCTCCCCCAGTGTTGTGTCTGAGCGTATAGCGAGACCTCCAAGACATGTTGATCATGCTCTTCCGCCAATCCACACTGACTCTGGCTATTCTCTACCCAGCTTCTCTTCCAGAGCTGGTTCACTACCTGTAGTTCACGAACCAGCCAGCTACTACTCTCGCCCACACCATCTCATGGGAGCTAGTCCACCACTgactgatgatcttgaagatgctgCTCCCGCCAAGCCTTCATCGTTCGGCTCCTATTCTTCCAACGTCAAGGCCGCCTTGATGCTCCAGAAGATCACCCTTCCACCAGCAGACCTCATGGACGAGTTATTAGCAGAGTACTTCAACATTGACTGGATCACCATGCCTGTTATTCACCGACCATCGTTCTATCAACGATATCATCGCCTCATCGCTGTTGCAAACTCTCGCTACCGCCGTGACATTCCCCTCGAGGAAGCCACCGAACTCGCAGCCACCTATTCTCTGCTTTTAGGAATGCTAGCCATTGGTCAACTTGCCAAGACATCGGCCACAGAATCTGTTGAGTCGCACCTATCTCACGCCTTCGAATTTCATCAGCAAGCCAAgactcttctcctcgtcgaCCTTCTATCCGTATCATCTCTCCCCGTTGTCCAGGCTTTGATTGTTCATGCTCGATTCTTGCGGCGAGCGGGTACGGTCCAGGAGAGTTGGATGCTGACTGGCATGGCCCTCAGACTCGCAGAAGGCCTTATGCTTCATGTCGATCTCCCAGGAAAGGCACAGGCTGAACGCGAGGAACGGAGAAGGACATGGTGTGCTTGTGCTCTACTTGTTAGGATACAGAATTTCTCTGGAAGCCAGACAAACCCATCATTTGGCACATTCCCCCAGGAGATCGACGACGAATATCTCGAGGCTTTTCCTCACAACCCCGATCGAGTTCAACCATGCGATACCCCTTCACGACTATCTTTCTTCTACCAAACTTTGAAACTGTACGACGATATTCTTCAGCCTATCCAAGATTCTTTCAACCACAAAACAGATTCTGCTAAAGAATCGGTCTCTGATATTCTATCCGAGGCATTGAAGTTGGACTGCGGTTTGGAAGAGTGGCATGCCGGTATCCCTGAGCATCTGCGCGTCAAGTTCCCCTGCACACAACCTGAGGCTATTTTCCGTCGCCAAGCAACTTTGTTGCGCATGAG ATATCTTGAGACCAAGGCTTTGATCCCCCGAGTAGCAATTATGAAGCTTATCAGCAGCAATGCAACGCAACCGACTTCGATAATGGCAAAATCAATGTTCGCAGGGCTATTTGAGTCATGCTATGCTGCAAGCGTGGAGCTGGAAGATACCATGGCCCGTGAGAGGAGACTGGTGACTTTTGACGGTCCTCCCGAGAGTCATTCTGCTATTG CCCTTAGCATAATTGGCATGACCCTCACCGTCTTGGTCCAGCATCCTCTCTTTAgagacatcatcaccaaccccGCCCCTGTAACCGAGGAAGCTACACGATGCCTCGCGACAGCCAAGCAGTACACAACTGCTACCCACCAGCTCGCCGAGCGATTTGTTCATACTCTCGAGTCTGCCTTGCAGCCTCCCTCTCGATGTGTTTCTCCCCGCGGCGTCTTGGACCCTGCCCTGGACCCTGCCCTGGAACCTAAAACTGTTGGGCCTGTGCTGTCGAACTTGACCGAAGCCCCTGGGGCTGTGGAGATGGCCTTGCTAGGGGCTTGGTATATGAAGAGGCAGGATCTCGCGTCTTGCGGTATGCCTGTTACGGAAATTGTTTCTTTGTGGTGA